The Corynebacterium qintianiae genome has a window encoding:
- a CDS encoding glyceraldehyde-3-phosphate dehydrogenase, with translation MTASTAPQNDWNHKLTLAQEMLPLISQLHRENNAVTSIYGRILVGVTDVDIIKAHRYARRIVERELPLDETLPILRELVQMDLGTSSIDLGRLAKNYSRAEGEDLRSFLEEELAGAIGGEKRTEPRDVVLYGFGRIGRLLARILISREATYGGVRLRAVVVRKKGDDDIVKRASLLRRDSVHGPFNGTITVDHENEIIWANGTAIQMIYSDDPASIDYTQYGIDNAIVVDNTGRWRDREGLSQHLKSSGVQKALLTAPGKGDVRNIVYGVNHADITDDASDNVISAASCTTNGITPVLKVINDRYGVKHGHVETVHSYTNDQNLADNFHKGPRRGRAAGLNMVLTETGAAKAVSKALPEFEGKLTGNAIRVPTPDVSMAVLNLDLETEVEKDEVNEFLRRVSTDSNLRQQIDYINSPDIVSTDLLGTTHAGVVDGLATIASGNHLVLYVWYDNEYGYSHQVVRIVEEIAGVRPKIYPERKDPREIR, from the coding sequence GTGACTGCATCGACCGCTCCCCAGAACGACTGGAACCACAAGCTGACCCTCGCGCAGGAGATGCTGCCCCTGATCAGCCAGCTCCACCGCGAGAACAACGCGGTCACCTCCATCTACGGTCGCATCCTCGTGGGTGTCACGGACGTCGACATCATTAAGGCGCACCGCTACGCCCGCCGCATCGTCGAACGCGAGCTCCCGTTGGATGAGACGCTGCCGATTCTTCGTGAGCTCGTGCAGATGGACCTGGGCACCAGCTCCATCGACCTCGGCCGCCTGGCCAAGAACTACTCTCGCGCCGAGGGCGAGGATCTGCGTTCCTTCCTGGAGGAGGAGCTCGCCGGTGCCATCGGCGGCGAGAAGCGGACGGAGCCGCGCGACGTTGTGCTCTACGGCTTCGGCCGCATCGGCCGCCTGCTGGCCCGCATCCTCATTTCTCGGGAGGCGACCTATGGCGGCGTGCGGCTGCGCGCTGTCGTCGTGCGCAAGAAGGGCGACGACGACATCGTCAAGCGCGCCTCCCTGCTGCGCCGCGACTCGGTCCACGGCCCGTTCAACGGCACCATCACCGTCGACCATGAGAACGAAATCATCTGGGCGAACGGCACCGCCATCCAAATGATCTACTCGGACGACCCAGCCTCCATCGACTACACCCAGTACGGCATCGACAACGCCATCGTGGTGGACAACACCGGACGGTGGCGCGACCGCGAGGGCCTGTCCCAGCACCTCAAGTCCTCCGGTGTGCAGAAGGCGCTGCTTACCGCCCCGGGCAAGGGCGACGTGCGCAACATCGTCTACGGCGTCAACCATGCCGACATCACCGACGACGCCTCGGACAACGTCATCTCCGCCGCATCCTGCACCACCAACGGCATCACCCCGGTGCTCAAGGTCATCAACGACCGCTACGGCGTCAAGCACGGCCATGTGGAGACGGTCCACTCCTACACCAACGACCAGAACCTGGCCGACAACTTCCACAAGGGCCCGCGCCGCGGCCGTGCCGCCGGCCTGAACATGGTGCTCACCGAGACCGGTGCCGCCAAGGCCGTGTCCAAGGCTCTGCCGGAGTTCGAGGGCAAGCTCACCGGCAACGCGATCCGGGTGCCCACGCCGGATGTGTCCATGGCTGTGCTCAACCTCGACCTGGAGACGGAGGTGGAGAAGGACGAGGTCAACGAGTTCCTCCGTCGCGTGTCCACCGATTCGAACCTGCGCCAGCAGATCGACTACATCAACTCCCCGGACATCGTCTCCACCGACCTGCTCGGCACCACCCACGCGGGCGTTGTCGACGGCCTGGCGACGATCGCCTCCGGCAACCACCTGGTGCTCTACGTCTGGTACGACAACGAGTACGGCTACTCCCACCAGGTGGTGCGCATCGTGGAGGAGATCGCGGGCGTGCGCCCGAAGATCTACCCCGAGCGCAAGGACCCGCGCGAGATCCGCTAA
- a CDS encoding DNA-3-methyladenine glycosylase: MSGIDFTQTADVVAPQLLGCVVEHDGVAVRLTEVEAYLGADDEAAHTYRGKTARNAAMFGPPGRLYVYFSYGIHFNGNIVCAPEGLGQGCLMRGGEVVAGEELARERRQRPERAPIPHENLARGPGNLGQALGLTLADNGTPVVLSSREEEPEWVAGPRVGISKNADAPLRFWVPGDRTVSTPRGRPRGRR; the protein is encoded by the coding sequence GTGAGCGGGATCGATTTCACGCAGACCGCCGACGTCGTCGCCCCGCAGCTGCTCGGCTGCGTGGTCGAGCACGACGGGGTGGCGGTTCGGCTGACGGAGGTTGAGGCCTACCTCGGTGCCGACGATGAGGCGGCGCACACCTACCGCGGGAAAACAGCCCGCAACGCGGCGATGTTCGGCCCTCCCGGCAGGCTCTACGTGTACTTCTCCTACGGCATCCACTTCAACGGCAACATCGTCTGCGCCCCCGAGGGCCTCGGACAGGGCTGCCTCATGCGCGGCGGCGAGGTCGTCGCGGGCGAGGAGCTCGCGCGCGAAAGGCGGCAGCGCCCGGAGCGCGCACCCATCCCGCACGAGAACCTCGCCCGCGGGCCGGGCAACCTGGGCCAGGCGCTCGGACTGACGCTGGCGGACAACGGCACGCCCGTCGTTCTCTCGTCGCGCGAAGAAGAGCCGGAGTGGGTGGCCGGTCCGCGCGTTGGCATCTCGAAGAACGCCGACGCGCCGCTGCGGTTCTGGGTCCCCGGTGACAGGACGGTGTCCACGCCGAGAGGCCGGCCACGCGGGCGTCGCTAA
- a CDS encoding DoxX family protein encodes MTTFKDVSLLLARILLGVILIAHGWQKFNEWTLAGTAEAFGGMGVPAPGLTSAIAAVIELVGGIFLLIGAATPWVAVVIALQMLAAYLFAHIGNGVFISNGGFELVGAIAAASLALAAVGAGRFSVDHLLASRRARD; translated from the coding sequence ATGACAACATTCAAAGACGTTTCTCTTCTCCTCGCCCGCATTCTTCTTGGCGTGATCCTCATTGCCCATGGATGGCAGAAGTTCAACGAGTGGACCCTCGCTGGTACTGCCGAGGCGTTTGGCGGCATGGGTGTTCCCGCCCCTGGACTCACCAGCGCAATTGCCGCCGTCATCGAGCTCGTCGGCGGAATCTTCCTCCTCATCGGCGCCGCCACCCCGTGGGTCGCGGTCGTGATCGCCCTGCAGATGCTCGCCGCGTATCTCTTCGCCCACATCGGTAACGGCGTGTTCATCAGCAACGGCGGGTTCGAGCTCGTCGGCGCCATCGCCGCGGCATCCCTCGCACTCGCCGCAGTCGGCGCAGGCCGCTTCAGCGTGGATCACCTGCTCGCTAGCCGCCGCGCACGAGACTAA
- the ppk2 gene encoding polyphosphate kinase 2: MTSPAKLSKKAYEKELLRLQAELVAMQHWVVTTGARLVIVMEGRDAAGKGSAIKRITQYLNPRTCRIEALPKPTEREQGQWYFQRYVERLPAAGEIVIFDRSWYNRAGVERVMGFCTSQEYRRFLHQAPIFERLLVEDGIMLRKYWFSVSDEEQYDRFVARREDPLRHWKLSPMDLESISKWEDYSRAKDEMFVHTDIPSAPWYTVESDDKKRSRINVISHLLSTIPYEHVEQDLPEIPQRPQSGSYTRPPRGEFRYVPDAAAKLEEKKKGKKA; encoded by the coding sequence TTGACTAGTCCCGCGAAGCTTTCGAAGAAGGCCTACGAGAAGGAGCTGCTACGGCTGCAGGCCGAGCTCGTGGCCATGCAGCACTGGGTGGTCACCACCGGCGCCCGCCTCGTCATCGTCATGGAGGGCCGTGACGCCGCGGGCAAGGGTTCCGCGATTAAGCGCATCACCCAGTACCTCAACCCGCGCACCTGCCGCATCGAGGCGCTGCCGAAGCCGACGGAGCGCGAGCAGGGCCAGTGGTACTTCCAGCGCTACGTCGAGCGACTCCCCGCGGCAGGCGAGATCGTCATTTTCGACCGCTCCTGGTACAACCGCGCCGGGGTCGAGCGGGTCATGGGCTTCTGCACCTCGCAGGAATATCGCCGTTTCCTGCACCAGGCGCCGATCTTCGAGCGCCTGCTCGTCGAGGACGGCATCATGCTGCGCAAGTACTGGTTCTCCGTCTCCGACGAGGAGCAGTACGACCGCTTCGTGGCGCGCCGGGAGGATCCGCTGCGCCACTGGAAGCTCTCGCCCATGGACCTGGAGTCCATCTCCAAATGGGAGGACTATTCGCGGGCGAAAGACGAGATGTTCGTCCACACCGACATCCCCTCGGCACCGTGGTACACGGTGGAGTCCGACGACAAGAAACGTTCGCGCATCAACGTGATCTCCCACCTGCTGTCCACGATCCCGTACGAGCACGTGGAGCAGGACTTGCCCGAGATCCCGCAGCGCCCCCAGTCGGGCAGCTACACCCGCCCGCCACGCGGGGAGTTCCGCTACGTGCCCGACGCCGCCGCGAAGCTCGAGGAGAAAAAGAAGGGCAAAAAAGCTTAG
- a CDS encoding 3-hydroxyisobutyryl-CoA hydrolase, whose protein sequence is MNQPVRTNVVNHTGVITLDRPEALNSLNHEMVTLIAEALATWRDDAAVEQVLIHSSGKHFCAGGDVRAARDGVLSGRAKEVDAYFADEYAMNLAIANYPKPYVALASGVIMGGGLGVSAHGSHLVVTEDAFASMPEMNIGFITDVGMSWKLQNLPNCPSQGLGTFLALTGYRLSADDMLATGLATHKVASLEGLAERIAQEGLGVLDEVALEAGESRLECWKDEVDTVFTGSWADISARLDGELGELVRELTAQASPSSLTAAAELMRANSALDLAKSLENERALAAVMCREPDFAEGVRAVLVDKSNDAKFETAPDVGKYRAALAHGGDK, encoded by the coding sequence ATGAACCAGCCTGTGAGAACGAACGTTGTGAACCATACCGGAGTCATCACCCTCGACCGCCCCGAGGCGCTGAACTCGCTCAACCACGAAATGGTCACCCTCATCGCAGAGGCGCTGGCCACCTGGCGTGACGACGCGGCAGTGGAACAGGTCCTCATCCACTCTTCCGGCAAGCACTTCTGCGCCGGCGGCGACGTGCGCGCGGCGCGCGACGGCGTGCTGTCCGGGCGCGCCAAAGAGGTGGACGCGTATTTCGCCGACGAATACGCGATGAACCTCGCCATCGCGAACTACCCGAAACCGTACGTCGCGCTGGCCAGCGGTGTGATCATGGGCGGAGGCCTGGGTGTGTCCGCCCACGGTTCGCACCTCGTGGTCACCGAGGACGCGTTCGCCTCCATGCCGGAAATGAACATCGGCTTCATCACTGACGTGGGCATGAGCTGGAAGCTGCAGAACCTGCCGAATTGCCCGTCCCAAGGGCTCGGCACCTTTCTGGCGCTGACCGGTTACCGTCTGAGCGCGGACGATATGCTCGCCACCGGCCTGGCCACCCACAAGGTGGCGTCACTCGAAGGGCTGGCCGAGCGTATCGCGCAGGAAGGTCTCGGGGTGCTCGACGAGGTCGCACTCGAAGCCGGGGAGTCCAGGCTCGAATGCTGGAAGGACGAGGTCGATACCGTGTTCACCGGGTCATGGGCCGACATTTCTGCCCGCCTCGACGGTGAGCTGGGCGAGCTCGTCCGCGAGTTAACCGCCCAGGCGTCGCCAAGCTCGCTGACCGCGGCCGCTGAGCTGATGCGCGCGAATTCCGCTTTGGATCTGGCGAAGTCTCTCGAGAACGAGCGTGCGCTCGCCGCTGTGATGTGCCGTGAGCCCGATTTCGCGGAGGGCGTGCGCGCAGTCCTTGTGGACAAATCGAACGATGCCAAGTTCGAGACTGCCCCGGATGTGGGGAAGTACCGCGCCGCCCTCGCTCACGGCGGCGACAAATAG
- a CDS encoding HAD family hydrolase, with product MATPRIVALDMDGTLVESSGSIPEEFWGLLDRALGAGMVVAPASGRQLATLQHMFERNEPDTFIAENGAVVWHKGEIVSVSPLPGEAVRRVVDALDSAPFTAHAVVCKPEISYTAETTPPEVQSEVDKYYLANAHASSLSDALAADPDDTVKIALFVESDAERDALPWLAEVAPELNVAVSSHHWIDLMAEGVDKGVALNALAQQLGVRREDTAAIGDYLNDYAMLEEAGYAVAMGNAHPDLKAIADEVVGTNDEHGALCRIERWLEA from the coding sequence ATGGCCACTCCCCGTATCGTCGCCCTCGACATGGACGGAACGCTCGTCGAATCCTCCGGGTCGATCCCCGAGGAATTCTGGGGGCTGCTCGACCGCGCCCTCGGCGCGGGCATGGTCGTCGCCCCCGCGTCCGGCCGCCAGCTCGCCACGCTCCAGCACATGTTCGAGCGCAACGAGCCCGACACCTTTATCGCGGAGAACGGCGCGGTGGTGTGGCACAAAGGTGAAATCGTCTCCGTGTCCCCGCTGCCGGGCGAGGCGGTGCGCCGGGTTGTCGACGCGCTGGACAGCGCCCCTTTCACCGCCCACGCCGTCGTGTGCAAACCGGAGATCTCCTACACCGCCGAAACTACCCCGCCCGAAGTGCAGAGCGAGGTGGATAAGTACTACCTGGCCAACGCTCACGCGAGCTCGCTCAGCGACGCCCTCGCCGCCGACCCGGATGACACCGTCAAGATCGCCCTGTTTGTGGAGAGCGACGCCGAGCGCGACGCGCTGCCCTGGCTCGCCGAAGTGGCGCCGGAGCTCAACGTCGCAGTGAGCTCGCACCACTGGATCGACCTGATGGCCGAGGGCGTGGACAAGGGGGTCGCACTCAACGCGCTCGCGCAGCAGCTGGGTGTCCGCCGCGAGGACACCGCCGCCATCGGCGACTACCTCAACGACTACGCCATGCTCGAGGAAGCTGGCTACGCCGTGGCGATGGGCAACGCCCACCCCGATCTGAAGGCGATTGCCGACGAGGTCGTGGGCACCAACGACGAACACGGCGCCCTGTGCCGCATTGAAAGGTGGCTGGAGGCGTGA
- a CDS encoding glycosyltransferase family 4 protein — MRIALFTEVFLPKIDGIVTRVTRTLDQLAELGHEVLIFAPGKAPASYAGFEVVRMPSVPFWPIYPEIQVGLPTPGMFRRLKEFNPDVVHVVNPMWLAGAAALVAERMGLPILGSFHTDVPEYTVRLGAGWLAGPSKWGIRQFHGRAQVNLVTSAPMLEKAAEYRIPNVEIWPKAVDTAGFDPAKRTRNMRALLSDGHPDAPLVTYIGRISAEKSTERTLGIMESVRERVPGARLALIGAGPQLDELRATMDQEWVTFTGYLSGEKLQQAYASGDALIFPSTTETLGFAALEAFASGVPVVGARAGGLPYVIDDGVTGFLVDPDLPDDAWAEPLTNLLRDAGLRGTMSRAARAEAQRWSWRASTQRLVELYGVARASRS, encoded by the coding sequence ATGCGCATCGCCCTGTTCACGGAGGTTTTCCTCCCCAAGATCGACGGCATTGTCACCCGCGTGACCCGCACGCTCGATCAGCTGGCAGAGCTTGGCCACGAGGTGCTCATTTTCGCCCCCGGCAAGGCGCCCGCCAGCTATGCCGGTTTCGAGGTCGTGCGCATGCCCTCGGTCCCCTTTTGGCCGATCTACCCGGAGATTCAGGTCGGTCTGCCGACCCCGGGCATGTTCCGTCGCCTCAAGGAGTTCAACCCGGACGTGGTCCACGTGGTCAACCCGATGTGGCTGGCCGGGGCGGCGGCGCTCGTCGCCGAGCGGATGGGGCTGCCGATCCTGGGGTCCTTTCACACCGACGTGCCCGAGTACACGGTTCGCCTCGGCGCGGGGTGGCTGGCCGGGCCGTCGAAGTGGGGCATCCGCCAGTTTCACGGCAGGGCGCAGGTCAACCTGGTCACCTCCGCGCCAATGCTGGAGAAAGCCGCCGAGTACCGCATCCCCAACGTGGAGATCTGGCCGAAGGCGGTGGACACCGCCGGATTCGATCCGGCCAAACGCACTCGCAATATGCGGGCATTGCTTAGCGACGGCCACCCCGACGCCCCCCTTGTCACCTACATCGGCCGGATTTCTGCCGAGAAGTCGACTGAGCGCACGCTCGGCATCATGGAATCGGTTCGTGAGCGCGTGCCTGGTGCGCGGCTGGCCCTGATCGGTGCCGGGCCGCAGCTCGACGAGCTCCGCGCGACCATGGACCAGGAGTGGGTCACCTTCACGGGATACCTGTCCGGGGAGAAACTGCAGCAGGCCTACGCCTCCGGTGACGCGCTCATTTTCCCGTCTACTACGGAGACTCTCGGCTTCGCCGCCCTGGAGGCGTTCGCTTCCGGCGTTCCCGTGGTGGGCGCGCGGGCAGGTGGGCTGCCCTACGTCATCGATGACGGCGTCACCGGTTTCTTGGTTGACCCGGACCTGCCGGATGACGCGTGGGCCGAGCCGCTGACGAACCTTTTGCGTGATGCGGGGTTGCGTGGCACGATGTCGCGCGCAGCTCGGGCGGAGGCGCAGCGGTGGTCGTGGCGCGCGTCGACGCAGCGCCTAGTCGAGCTGTACGGCGTGGCGCGGGCGTCGAGAAGCTAG
- a CDS encoding putative quinol monooxygenase — translation MILINVKFQPLPGNVDNFRELVNEFTVATRAEEGCLFFDWFRSEEDPGEYILVEGFKDDAAEAHVNSEHFKQAQEYFPTILARTPQIINTLIDGKTEWDEMAEFRVD, via the coding sequence ATGATCCTCATCAACGTCAAGTTCCAGCCGCTCCCCGGCAACGTCGACAACTTCCGCGAGTTGGTCAACGAATTCACGGTGGCTACCCGCGCGGAGGAGGGCTGCCTGTTCTTCGACTGGTTCCGCAGCGAGGAGGACCCGGGCGAGTACATCCTGGTGGAGGGTTTCAAGGACGATGCTGCCGAGGCGCACGTGAATTCGGAACACTTCAAGCAGGCGCAGGAGTATTTCCCGACGATCTTGGCGCGCACCCCGCAGATCATCAACACGTTGATTGACGGCAAGACCGAGTGGGACGAGATGGCGGAGTTCCGCGTTGACTAG
- a CDS encoding zinc-dependent alcohol dehydrogenase family protein gives MSPTMKALTYYGEGDIRVEDRPKPTILEPTDAIIRIQTTTICGTDLGISHGKNPEIEQVAREKTGEWNGRILGHEGIGVVEEVGSAVTNFAPGDKVLISCISRCGACENCQKQLYSHCLNGGSWILGYMIDGTLAEYVRTPFADTSLYPIPDDLDKEVGVFLSDALPTGHEIGVQYGEVKPGTDVLIVGAGPVGMGVLLTSQFYSPANIIVADMDDNRLQMALRMGATHTVNPGKDDVKALVDEVTGGRGVDTAIEAVGLPATWELCAENVKEGGNVAVVGVHGKPVNFELNKLWIKNVTITTGLVNANTTGMLLKAVQNTALPIKALATHHFTWDQLGQAWETFYNAEKNRAMKVIIDNS, from the coding sequence ATGTCCCCCACAATGAAAGCCCTCACCTACTACGGAGAGGGCGATATTCGTGTCGAAGACCGCCCGAAGCCGACCATCCTCGAGCCCACCGACGCGATCATCCGCATCCAGACCACCACTATCTGCGGCACCGACCTCGGCATCTCCCACGGCAAGAACCCGGAGATCGAACAGGTTGCCCGGGAGAAGACCGGCGAGTGGAACGGCCGCATCCTGGGCCACGAGGGCATCGGCGTCGTCGAGGAGGTTGGCTCCGCCGTAACCAACTTCGCGCCCGGTGACAAGGTTCTAATCTCCTGCATCTCCCGCTGCGGCGCGTGCGAGAACTGCCAGAAGCAGCTCTACAGCCACTGCCTCAACGGCGGCTCATGGATCCTCGGGTACATGATCGACGGCACTCTGGCCGAGTACGTGCGCACCCCGTTCGCCGACACCTCCCTCTATCCCATTCCGGATGACCTGGACAAAGAGGTCGGTGTGTTCCTTTCTGACGCACTTCCCACCGGCCACGAAATCGGCGTGCAGTACGGCGAAGTCAAACCCGGCACCGACGTGCTGATCGTGGGCGCGGGGCCGGTCGGCATGGGCGTGTTGCTGACCTCGCAGTTCTACTCCCCGGCCAACATTATCGTCGCCGACATGGATGATAACCGCCTCCAGATGGCCCTGCGCATGGGAGCGACTCACACCGTCAATCCGGGCAAGGACGACGTCAAGGCACTGGTGGACGAGGTGACAGGAGGCCGCGGTGTTGACACCGCCATCGAGGCGGTGGGACTTCCCGCGACCTGGGAGCTGTGCGCCGAGAACGTCAAGGAGGGCGGCAACGTCGCCGTCGTCGGCGTGCACGGCAAGCCAGTCAATTTCGAGCTGAACAAGCTGTGGATCAAGAACGTGACCATCACCACCGGCCTGGTCAACGCCAACACCACCGGCATGCTGCTCAAGGCGGTGCAGAACACCGCCTTACCGATCAAGGCTCTTGCCACCCACCACTTCACCTGGGACCAGCTGGGCCAGGCGTGGGAGACCTTCTACAACGCGGAAAAGAACCGCGCCATGAAGGTCATCATCGACAACAGCTGA
- a CDS encoding LamB/YcsF family protein produces the protein MSTTIDLNADLGETTAGNPVADDAAMLEMVSSANVATGFHAGDPHSIAATLADAKSHGVTVGAHIAYNDPAAFGRRFVDYVPAELADETLYQIGALDALARAQGLEVRYVKPHGALYNTIVHHEAHARAVIDGIKAFSRDLPVMLLPGGVAVDIAEEAGLRVIREAFADRGYNPDGTLVSRREAGAVLHDPEAVAQRVLQVAATGSVTAIDGTEVHVGAESVCVHGDSPGSVELTRRIVERLGREGIGIRSTL, from the coding sequence GTGAGCACCACCATCGATTTGAACGCGGACCTGGGTGAAACCACGGCCGGCAATCCCGTCGCGGACGACGCAGCCATGCTGGAAATGGTCTCCAGCGCAAACGTCGCCACCGGCTTCCACGCGGGCGACCCCCACTCCATCGCGGCGACGCTCGCTGACGCGAAGTCCCACGGCGTGACCGTCGGCGCCCACATCGCGTACAACGACCCGGCGGCATTCGGCCGACGTTTCGTGGACTACGTCCCCGCCGAGCTCGCAGACGAGACCCTCTACCAAATCGGCGCCCTCGATGCGCTGGCCCGCGCCCAGGGCCTCGAGGTGCGCTACGTCAAGCCGCACGGGGCGCTGTACAACACGATTGTCCACCACGAGGCCCACGCCCGGGCCGTCATCGACGGCATCAAGGCGTTCAGCCGCGACCTGCCCGTCATGCTGCTCCCTGGGGGCGTGGCCGTTGACATCGCCGAAGAGGCGGGGCTGCGCGTGATCCGCGAGGCCTTCGCCGACCGCGGGTACAACCCCGACGGCACGCTGGTGTCGCGCCGCGAGGCAGGCGCGGTGCTGCACGACCCCGAGGCGGTGGCGCAGCGCGTGCTGCAGGTGGCCGCGACCGGGTCGGTTACGGCCATTGACGGCACCGAGGTCCACGTCGGGGCCGAGTCCGTCTGCGTCCACGGCGACTCGCCGGGGTCCGTCGAGCTGACCCGCAGAATCGTCGAGCGCCTCGGCCGCGAGGGCATCGGCATCAGGAGCACCCTGTGA